A window of the Hordeum vulgare subsp. vulgare chromosome 5H, MorexV3_pseudomolecules_assembly, whole genome shotgun sequence genome harbors these coding sequences:
- the LOC123397132 gene encoding E3 ubiquitin protein ligase DRIP2-like has product MAGVSRVSRAALTACLTCPLCKGYFREASALADCGHTFCRDCIIKKIDEQGIESCPVCNAALGIAPEEKLRADPQIQAIRDKAFPPKTEVDASEAPTTELPTKIKERSISSLVKTPKMATQPTLKGRRPYAARRKFTSHLFSVGKLPNNSEDHDQKTEMASAQKSTKMTTSANKKKNSADISEDRQNCETIDNEELHKPLRSLVVASVKKSQKLSCLRESGKNRTTTEDSLRESPEEDSHDGITNPVWFSLVTSPNQVEAKRLPQLVKNFYRIGDGTIQVSSILKLIMKKLELASDVKVEILCHGKPVCPSTTLHCLLKQWLSRKPKYKVQRPTLRSEASLDHLVPGAGRSRGGQARRPFLKACNLFPAAASAPHLIPPATSSLVWHSPVKGSVLQASPCGQAAKAATFVDKFKDELPPDVIAVMCALFKIDDKLQNDVEDALIAHGGIDALDHTKHLDEAAAGGHCFLILLPLLRAVKY; this is encoded by the exons ATGGCGGGGGTATCTCGCGTGTCGCGGGCGGCGCTCACCGCGTGCTTGACGTGCCCGCTCTGCAAGGGATACTTCCGGGAGGCCAGCGCCTTGGCCGACTGCGGCCACACAT TTTGCCGAGATTGTATCATCAAGAAAATAGATGAGCAGGGGATCGAATCCTGCCCTGTATGCAACGCTGCTCTTGGGATTGCTCCTGAAGAGAAACTCAG GGCTGATCCACAAATTCAAGCTATCAGGGACAAGGCTTTTCCACCTAAGACAGAAGTTGATGCTTCTGAGGCTCCGACTACTGAACTGCCAACAAAGATAAAAGAGAGGTCCATTTCTTCCTTGGTTAAAACCCCAAAAATGGCAACACAACCTACTCTGAAAGGACGGAGACCCTACGCTGCAAGAAGGAAATTCACGTCCCATTTGTTTTCTGTCGGTAAATTGCCAAATAATTCTGAAGACCATGACCAGAAGACTGAGATGGCCTCAGCACAAAAATCAACCAAGATGACAACATCTGCAAACAAAAAGAAG aatagtgcaGATATTTCTGAAGATCGACAGAATTGCGAGACGAttgacaacgaagagcttcataagCCCTTACGGAGCTTAGTTGTTGCAAGCGTGAAGAAGTCACAAAAATTAAGTTGTCTGAGGGAAAgtgggaaaaacagaacaaccaCAGAGGATAGTCTGAGGGAAAGCCCAGAAGAGGACTCGCATGATGGGATAACTAACCCAGTCTGGTTTTCACTAGTGACTTCACCGAACCA GGTAGAAGCTAAACGTCTGCCTCAGCTAGTAAAGAATTTCTACAGAATTGG AGATGGAACTATTCAGGTCTCCTCCATCCTCAAGCTCATTATGAAAAAACTTGAGCTAGCAAGTGATGTTAAG GTGGAGATCTTATGCCATGGCAAGCCGGTCTGCCCCTCGACAACACTGCACTGCCTACTCAAGCAGTGGCTGAGCCGCAAGCCGAAGTACAAGGTCCAGAGGCCG ACGCTAAGATCAGAAGCTTCTTTGGATCACCTTGTGCCAGGAGCCGGCCGGTCTAGAGGAGGTCAAGCTAG GAGACCATTCCTGAAGGCGTGTAACCTCTTTCCAGCTGCAGCCAGTGCCCCTCATCTCATCCCCCCCGCGACGTCGTCGCTGGTGTGGCATTCACCAGTCAAAGGCAGCGTGCTGCAGGCTAGTCCCTGTGGCCAAGCCGCCAAGGCGGCAACATTCGTTGACAAGTTCAAAGATGAGCTGCCCCCGGATGTTATTGCGGTGATGTGTGCCCTATTCAAGATTGATGATAAACTTCAGAATGATGTGGAGGACGCCTTGATTGCCCATGGCGGCATTGACGCCCTAGACCACACTAAACACCTTGATGAAGCTGCCGCTGGCGGGCATTGTTTTCTGATCTTGCTCCCTCTGCTGCGCGCGGTCAAATATTGA